Part of the Sulfuricella denitrificans skB26 genome is shown below.
TACGCATGAACCTGACTTTGGGACGCGAACTCACCGACGAACAACTGTGGCAGGCGCTGGAAGTGGCGCAGCTGGCCGTTACCGTACGCGAGTTGCCACACGGCCTCGACACCATCGTCGGCCGCCAGGGCGTGCGCCTCTCCGGCGGCCAGCGCCAGCGCCTGGCGATCGCGCGCATGGTACTGTGCGACCCTCAAGTCGTCATTCTGGACGAGGCCACCTCGGCGCTCGACGCAGAAACCGAGGCGAAACTGCATGACGCGCTGCGCTCGTTTCTGAAAAACCGCACCACGCTGATCATCGCCCACCGCCTCTCCGCTGTAAAACAGGCCGACCGGGCCTATGTCTTCGACGACGGCCATATCATTGAGGAAGGCGTACACGAGGAACTGATCAAGGGTGATGGGCTTTACAGCCGGCTGTATGGGCGGCTTCAGCACTGATCGGACATCATGCTCAGTAAAATAAAATCCCTCATTCTAATCGTGACCCTGTCCGGCTGCGCGGCCATGCCGTGGACCGACACGCGGGAGGACGCGCTGCGGCAGGAGGCGGGATACCTGGCCGGGCTGGTCAAGAAAAACAAGATCAACAAGGTGCAGGCCGCGGACCGGCTCAACATCAAGCGCATCAATCTGATCGGCCAGAACCCCTACGATGACGAGGTGTTCGCCTATTACCGTCATCTTGCCGGGGAGCGCGACCGCAAGCGCATCGACCAGGACGAGGCCCAGTCGCTGATGCAAAAAAAACTGTCCGAGGTGCGCGCCCGCTACCGGCAAGACCCAGGAAAATCCGGCAAGACCCCGGTGTTCACCAATTTTATGATGGAGCTGTACGGGCTGCCGTCACTGTGACCATTTTGGCGACCACCGTATTGCTGATCATTGCCGCAATGGTCGCCGCCTTCCCCTTGCTCGTCCGCATCGGCTTCCGCGCGCCGCGCATCATCGAACGGGGCAGTCCGGAACAGTACGGTCTGGCATACCGGGAAGTCTCGATCCCGACCGAGAACGACAAGCATCTGTTCGCCTGGTTTGTCCCGCCTCCGGCTACCGGCTCCGCTCCGGCCGTGGCCGTGCTGCATGGCTGGTGGCAACGCCGAAATGATGCTGCCGCTGGCGCAACCGCTGCATAGTGCCGGCTATGCCGTACTCCTGTTCGATTCGCGCAACCATGGCAAGAGCGATAGCGACGACTTTTCTTCCCTGCCGCGCTTCGCCGACGACTTGGAACACGCACTCGACTGGCTTGCGTTGCAGCCCGATGTGGAGGCCACCAAGCTGGCCGCGCTGGGGCATTCGGTGGGTGCCGCAGCGGCACTGCTGGTCGCATCGCGCCGCCGCGATCTGGCCGCGGTGACAAGCATTGCCGCCTTTGCCGATCCGGAAAGCATGATGCGGAGATTCCTCACCGCGCATCACGTTCCCTATTTCCCGCTCGGCCGCCCCGTGCTGTGCTACGTCCAGCACGCCATCGGCCACCGCTTCAGCGACATCGCCCCGCGCAACACCATCCGACAGATCCGTTGCCCGGTGCTGCTGATTCACGGCAGCGACGACACCATCGTGCCGGCCGAGGAGGCCATGGAGATCTACGCCCGGCGGTCCGGCGACCAGGTTCGTTTGCTGATCCTGGCCGGCGACCACGACTCGTCCCGCGAAGCAGAGCGCCATGCCGATGAATTGATTGATTTCCTCGATCAGGCGATCGATCAGAAAAACGCCGAGCAGTTCAAACTCAGCGCCATATAATTGTGACGGACCCTTCGTTTCAATACCATCACCACACCGTTTCGGGTAAAAAAACCTATTTATAAACTGCTAGGACCAATCCCAACGCAGGGGATTACTGAATGTGGATTCAAAGCAAGGCGATAAAAGCGTCGGAATTCTTTACGATAGTACCTGTAATCCACTTCACACAAAACGCAGGCTACTGAATATGAATGAATTAATATAATTGGCATGAAGCATGCTTATCATCAATACAAGTGGCCGGAACTCGGCCCCAAAGCTCCCTGCTTAAACACTTGCTCTGTCTGGAGGACATCATGAAACTCAATAAACTTGCTACCGCCACCGCGTTGGCCGCCACGCTGATTACCAGCAGCAGCGCTTTCGCACTCGCCATTACGCCTACTGTCTCCTTCAATCCTGGCACAACGCTGAATACCACCGGCATAAGCACCTTCACGACAAGCGGGGCGCAAATGGCAGGTATGTTGGTAACAGCCTATTTCAGTGGCGGCACAAGTGAAAGCGTTTCCTGGGCTGCCGGTGTCGGTAGTGCTGGGGCCGCAACCGGCACTAATTGGTCCCTGGGTTTTGCGGGTGCCACAACTTTTAGCCCCTTCTGGGAATTGCTGACTACCGGCAATTTGTCTGCCGACATCACACGACTGGTCATTGATGCTCAACCTGGCGATACGATTTTTGACACTATTACGGGTATTGAAACAACGCCTGGTTCTGCGCAGGGCTGGCCTTTCTCGGATGTCGACGGCCCTGCCGGCTTGGGTGTAACGGCTGCCTATTTGAACCAGGTAGCGCTTAACGGTACGGTTTATGGAGATCTATTTACCGTGCTGGATATCGGTTTTTTCACAGCAACCGGTGCGGCTGGCGGATTGGGCGCAAATAGCCGGCTGATTTTTACGGCTGACACAGACAACACTACTGTCCGGGGTGACCTCAATCCCATCCCAGAGCCCGCCACCTTGGCTCTGCTTGGTCTGGGTCTGTTCGGTCTGGGCGCCATGCGCCGCAAGGCCTGAAACACTCACTGTCGAAAAATCTGACAGTCAACGGCGGCCAGCAGGCCGCCGTTTTTATTGTCTGGCCGAACAGTTCCTATCTCCACTGCCGTTCTCGGCGACGAGCAGACTCACCCCATGTATGGCGGTGGCGTTAACTATACAGCGCTCTGGAATTTGGAGCTGTTCGTGGACGTCACGCCAAATACTGCTCAGACGTGGAGAGCCTCATTTGAGCAGTTTGGGCCTGCAAACTACAATGCCTCTGGTCCACGAATTCTTGAACTTGATGGTTACGCATGCGCGGGTCCGGTGCCGGAACCAGCAACCCTTCTTCTCCTGAGTCTAGATCTGACGGGTATACCGGGAATCCGCAGAAAGATGAAAAGATAGATGCATCAATTGTTTCAAAAATCAAAAGGCAGAGCCTCTATGCAGGTTCTGCCTTTCTTGTGCGTTGTTCCGCACGCAATGCGCTTCGCTTCTTGGTTCTCTTACCCAGATTAGCCCTTACGAGCGTTTGGGCGACAGGAAAGCTTTGTGGAACAGGTGGTAAATGAGCTGCCAAGGCGACATGCGCAGCCAGTGTGCGCGTACATAGAGCAGCCAGCGGGCGGTGCCTGTCAGCCAATCGGAACAGCTCGGGTGAATAGGGGCGAGCGCGCGGCCGTAAAGTGCGTCCATGATGGCTACCAATAGCCAAGAAGGCCTGGACACTGCCTGGTTGATAGCGGCAGATTCAGGGATGGGCGTGCCAAGCACCAGATTAGCATAACGCAGCGCATAAAAAAGAGGGCGAGTGAGTTCCAGTTCCTGCGCTCGACTCACTAGCGCTGACCAGAATGACGGCGAATCGCCGAAGTGACGCAGCAGGCTATCCAGGTCGGCGAGGTCGCGCAACCCGTGATCCAGCTCGCCTTCATGAAACAAATGGGTGGCGCTATGTAGCACCATGTCTACCGGCGCTAACACTTTGATGGACTGATCTTCCCCAACCGGCACGGCGGCTTCAATTAATTTAACGGGGTCCGGATGAACGCGTGCACTTTCCGGCAGAATATTGTGGTGCACGTCCAGTACGCTTTGGCGCTTAAGGTGCATCATGGGCGGCAG
Proteins encoded:
- a CDS encoding alpha/beta hydrolase family protein; the encoded protein is MMLPLAQPLHSAGYAVLLFDSRNHGKSDSDDFSSLPRFADDLEHALDWLALQPDVEATKLAALGHSVGAAAALLVASRRRDLAAVTSIAAFADPESMMRRFLTAHHVPYFPLGRPVLCYVQHAIGHRFSDIAPRNTIRQIRCPVLLIHGSDDTIVPAEEAMEIYARRSGDQVRLLILAGDHDSSREAERHADELIDFLDQAIDQKNAEQFKLSAI
- a CDS encoding PEP-CTERM sorting domain-containing protein; the encoded protein is MKLNKLATATALAATLITSSSAFALAITPTVSFNPGTTLNTTGISTFTTSGAQMAGMLVTAYFSGGTSESVSWAAGVGSAGAATGTNWSLGFAGATTFSPFWELLTTGNLSADITRLVIDAQPGDTIFDTITGIETTPGSAQGWPFSDVDGPAGLGVTAAYLNQVALNGTVYGDLFTVLDIGFFTATGAAGGLGANSRLIFTADTDNTTVRGDLNPIPEPATLALLGLGLFGLGAMRRKA
- a CDS encoding nucleotidyltransferase domain-containing protein — protein: MKATHNLVAQVLRQPKTAVSLSHTEWDLLIRQARHADLLARIYTMLDDQGLIDSIPARPRAHLESADTVVQRHAQAIRWETLCLRKALATIDLQVIMLKGAAYLMADLPPSRGRIFSDVDILVPKGQLNQAEAALRLHGWASSHHDAYDQRYYRIWMHELPPMMHLKRQSVLDVHHNILPESARVHPDPVKLIEAAVPVGEDQSIKVLAPVDMVLHSATHLFHEGELDHGLRDLADLDSLLRHFGDSPSFWSALVSRAQELELTRPLFYALRYANLVLGTPIPESAAINQAVSRPSWLLVAIMDALYGRALAPIHPSCSDWLTGTARWLLYVRAHWLRMSPWQLIYHLFHKAFLSPKRS